In Anaerolineae bacterium, the genomic window AGTAGATAGCCTGGAGGTACTGCTGGATCAGGCCGATTTTGTTACGTTACATCCCGCTTTCACCCCTGAAACGCGACATTTGATTGGTGCGCCGGAATTGCAGCGAATGAAATCAACGGCTTTTTTGATCAATGTCAGCCGTGGGCCGGTGGTTGATGAAATTGCTTTGATCGAGGCTTTGGAAGCCGGACAACTGGCCGGCGCAGCGATGGATGTTTTTGACCCTGAACCACCAGCACCCGACAATCCCCTTTTTCAGATGTCCAATGTAGTGGCTACGCCGCACATTTCCTCATTTACTGATTTGGGCCGTGAGGCAATGAGTCAAGGCGCAGTGGAACAGCTTTTGCAGGTTTTGCGGGGTGAACGGCCACCATTCCTGGTAAACCCGGAGGCCTGGCCAGGGCGAGCCGTATAGAGAGGAACCAATGAAAATTGCTGCATTTCCTAAATGCTATCTGGATGAAATTGCTCATCACCGCACAATGACCGTGTTTGAATGGATTGAAATGGCCCGGCAGTTGGATGCCGACGGGCTGGAAATGTACGAAGGATTTTTACTCAGCCTGGATGACGCTTACCTTAACCGGGTAGGGGAAGCTATCCGGCAGGCCGGCTTTGCCATGCCGATGATGTGCTGCTCCCCGGATTTCACCAATCCAAATCCTGGTGCCCGAAAACAGGCTTTGGCGCGAGAAGCCGAAATGATTCGGGTAACCCGACACTTGGGTGGCCCACATTCCTTCTGCCGGGTATTGACCGGCCAACGTTATCCGGAAGTCAGCCGGGCACAGGGTATAGCCTGGGTGGCCGAAGCAATTGAACAACTTCTCCCGGTGGCACGGGAATACGAGGTAGTGTTGGCTTTGGAGAACCATTACAAGGACGGTCATTGGAAATATCCTGAATTTGCTCAAAAACAGGATGTTTTTCTTGACGTATTGACGGCTATCCCAGAGCGGGAATATTTTGGAGTGCAGTACGACCCGTCGAATGCGATTGTGGCCGGTGATGACCCCATCGAATTATTGCGGGTAGTGGCGGAGCGGGTGGTGACAATGCACGCCAGCGACCGCTATCTGGCAGAAGGAACAACTTTAGAAGAGTTGCGCCAGAGTGATGGCACGCTTGGCTATTCACCCAATCTCCGGCACGGAGTTGTAGGAAAAGGCTTAAATGATTACGAGGCGATCTTTGGTATTCTGGCCGAAACAGGCTATGAAGGTTGGGTCAGCATTGAAGATGGCATGAACGGCATGGCCGAAATGCAGGCATCAATTGAGTTCCTTCAGCAAATGCGGGACAAATATTTTCCAACATCGAGGCGGATAAGATGAAAGCATTAGTTAAGTTTGGTCGTCAGGATGGCGACATCGAGATTCGAGATATTCCAAAACCGGTCATGGGACCTGGTCAAGTCATGATTGAGGTGAAAGCAGTCGGCGTTTGCGGCAGCGATATTCACCTTTGGCACGAAAACCAAAGTTGGAAAATTAAGCTACCGCTGGTGATGGGCCATGAATTTAGTGGCGTAGTTGGCGAGGTAGGGGAACAAGTTAATGGTTTTAAGGTCGGTGATCGAGTGGTTTGTGAAACAGCGGCTTCGGTTTGTGGCCAATGTGTCTATTGTGTAACCGGGAATTATAATCAGTGTCCCCATCGCCAAGGATACGGCGCTTTGGTTGATGGCGCGTTCACCGAATATGTGGCAGCGCGACCTCAGATATTGCATCACATTCCTGATAATGTCTCTTTTGAAGAAGCGGCTTTGACCGAACCAATCTGCGTGGCCTACAATGCCCTGGTAGAAAAATCAACGGTCAAGCCGGGTGATTTGGTGGTCATCCAGGGGCCTGGCCCGATTGGCATTATGGCATTGCTGATGGCTCGGTTGAGTGGATCTGGCACAATAATTATGCTGGGCACAACCGCCGATGCGCCGCGATTGGCCGTGGCTAAAGAGGTAGGCGCTCATTATGCCTTGAATGTGCAGAAGGAAAATCCTCTGGCCCTAATTCGTTCATTGGGCGATGGCTTTGGCGCAGATGTTGTTGTTGATTGCACAGGCGTCAGCCGGGCGCTACAACAATCCCTGGAGTTGGTTCGTCCTAATGGTCGTATCATCAAGATTGGTTGGGGGCCTGAACCTCTGGATTTTAGTCTGGACCCTCTGGTAGGCAAAGGCGTTACTCTGCAAGGATCATTTAGCCACACTTACACTCATTGGGAACGGGTCTTAACTTTGCTGTCAGCGGGCCACATTAATCTCGGGCCTATCATTGGTGGCGTTTATCCTTTACAACAATGGCAAGAAGCCTTTACCAAAATGGAGAAAGGAGAGAACGTCAAATCGGTGCTGGTGGTGGAACCTCCACCCCGTAAGGCGCAAAAACCTCGTCCATATGGATAGTACAACGCTCCTCGGCATAGTCAAATCTGACCCGTTTTATCCTCTATTCCGCTGTGCCCAATGCT contains:
- a CDS encoding sugar phosphate isomerase/epimerase encodes the protein MKIAAFPKCYLDEIAHHRTMTVFEWIEMARQLDADGLEMYEGFLLSLDDAYLNRVGEAIRQAGFAMPMMCCSPDFTNPNPGARKQALAREAEMIRVTRHLGGPHSFCRVLTGQRYPEVSRAQGIAWVAEAIEQLLPVAREYEVVLALENHYKDGHWKYPEFAQKQDVFLDVLTAIPEREYFGVQYDPSNAIVAGDDPIELLRVVAERVVTMHASDRYLAEGTTLEELRQSDGTLGYSPNLRHGVVGKGLNDYEAIFGILAETGYEGWVSIEDGMNGMAEMQASIEFLQQMRDKYFPTSRRIR
- a CDS encoding zinc-binding dehydrogenase; translated protein: MKALVKFGRQDGDIEIRDIPKPVMGPGQVMIEVKAVGVCGSDIHLWHENQSWKIKLPLVMGHEFSGVVGEVGEQVNGFKVGDRVVCETAASVCGQCVYCVTGNYNQCPHRQGYGALVDGAFTEYVAARPQILHHIPDNVSFEEAALTEPICVAYNALVEKSTVKPGDLVVIQGPGPIGIMALLMARLSGSGTIIMLGTTADAPRLAVAKEVGAHYALNVQKENPLALIRSLGDGFGADVVVDCTGVSRALQQSLELVRPNGRIIKIGWGPEPLDFSLDPLVGKGVTLQGSFSHTYTHWERVLTLLSAGHINLGPIIGGVYPLQQWQEAFTKMEKGENVKSVLVVEPPPRKAQKPRPYG